Part of the Camarhynchus parvulus chromosome 11, STF_HiC, whole genome shotgun sequence genome, tggggttttgttgttgggttttttaatataatacagtaaaTCTTAGACTTCGGAAAACAAGAAAGTTGCACTGTCATAAGCATTCTCCATTTAGATTTGCACAGGGACTGCAAGCCAGATGCAGTATAAGGTACTACTGCATTAATACTTTTGAGGAGGATATCACACTTTACCTCCTGCTCACTTTTCTATTACTCAGAGGCCAAATGGCACTACATGGCACAATGATAACCGAGTGCTTTTCCACTGAAGAACTGGGAGGAGGCTGAATGCCATTAGGGAGGAACTGGCCTCTTTTCTCTGGGataatatgaatatttttctgtttgctatTAGACGAAGcgcaggaggaaaaaagtctgGGCACAAATGATAAGTTAGTTTCAAGTGAAAGGTTTCTGCAAGTATACCAGGGAGGATACCTCATCAATTTGAAACACACCTATTTGCCACGTGCAAGATTTAGAAATCAAAGCTATGGAAATTTACAGACCAAATCAAACCAATCCACAGTACCCCATTAACATGCAGATGGCCTGCAGGTATTGCTGTATTTCTCAATGAgtcactgctgtgtccctggggaagggcaggggcaTGAGGACTCTCACATCTGGAGACTGCCTCTAGTGCCAGGCTGCCGATTTAACTCCTCTTTTCACATTCCAGCCAGCTCGCACACACCCAAGACAATTTTCGTTTAAAGCAGCAGAGCCTTGCCAAGAAATCTGCCTTGTGCAAGAGCTGTTTTGATCAACAATGTAATCCTTAATTCAAAGAAATGCACTTTTGACAGTTCAtgttattccttttatttttttactcagAAGTTGACATCTTAGCCAGAACTGCATAACTACCTTGTGTGGGATGCTGCACTCTGATGAAATTTCACTCAGATAGCCAAAGGTTGACTTTGGCTCTCTCTCTGCTATGTGACTGCATAATTATTTCAAGTTtctctaaatataaatatagtatTTTAAGTTGTTTGCTTTATAACTATGTTTAGGTttgaaggaaagagagaaaagactAGTTCATGGAACTGTAGGAAGGAGATCATTGCAGAAGTAGCCTCATGTAAGTCTTCAATTTTGTCCTGGCCACCAGATAGAACTGATAGTAAAACTGAGGTTTTGCTCCAGCAGCCAAgcatgaaaaagcagaaatagaaaggaaattGAATGATTATGTAAGTTCACTGATCATTACAGTTATTGCAACTCTAATGTTGTTCCCCTCGTTAGAAATAACTGCACAAGACTCTACCAGTGACTGCCTTCAGGCAAACAGCCTTTATTCCAGCTTAGTGACTGCTGACAAATCAGAACAGCAACATCAACATCAACACCAAACTTAGGAGCTTTTTTACCTAATAGTTATACTAGTATACAAGCCACTTTACATGAAACAGTAACTAAGCTTTGATCTTTCCAATATAGTCCCTAACCTTAGAGTTTacaattttctgaatttatgCAACTGCCCAATGAACAACCTACAGAAAGCCCTCAGAAAAGCAGACTAGTGCATGCACAAGAGGAATCACTACACTTGAAGCTGAGCCATCTACTGCTGCATCTGCCTTAGAAAGACTAAAGGCAAAGACCACAGCAGTGTAGCAGACGAGTGTAGTGCTCCAGGTGTATCTTCTTTGCCACGCCTTCACGAATACATGGTCAGCTGCAGCCAGTCTTCAATGGTCACTCTGACGTGGCCACTTCCATCCTGGTCCAGGGACTTGAAGGCCCTGAACATGCTGTCCAGGCGCACCAGGCAGCTGATGAAGCTGTTGAAGTCCATGCTGCCGTCCTCGGCGGCATACCTGCGCACAAtcacctggcacagctgctcgTTCAGCTGGAACCCCGCAGCCCTCAAGGCGCTGGGCAGCTGGGCTCTCCCAACAGCGCCTGTCTGATCAGTGTCATACTGCTTGTACACACCTTGCCACTTCTTGACGTTGTTCCATAGGTACTTGAACTCCTCAAAGCCCAGCTTGCCGCTCGCGTCGCTGTCCATGACGGCGACCATGCTGCGGCAGGTGTCCAAGCTGAAGCCATCTGCCTTCAAGTCTTGGTGTCTGGAAAGGACTTTGTTCAGGATGTCCCTTAGCTCGGTGGCACACACTTCCATGTCATCTCCAGCCAGCTGGGCAAACAGGCGACGAAATTGTCTGATCTCATCACTCTCCTGAGCTTCCACATTTGTAAAATGATTGCGAGGAGGTGGAGGTGGCTCTGGGTTATACTGAGCTGCCGCTTCACTTATAAGGTTGACGAGACCTCCAACAAGTCCTCCAATATTCCCTGCACCTGCACCTCCTGTCAGGAGCCCTCCAAGGCCACGTACAAGGTTTCCTCCACGACTGCTACCACTTCCTCCACTTCCTCCACTCAGCAAAGCTTTAGCAAGGAACATCCTGAAGATTTTCTGAATGTGACTTACTCGGAGATCCAGTGTTCTGTAGTTCTCTGAAGCTGTTTTGTGTCTGACTTGGGCGTGGGTAAAACACAGCTTATCTGCATGCTTAGACTTCACCATGTCTGTGCATGTTTCTGGCTGCCAGTTACGTCTCACTAGTTTCTGTCAGGTGTAGATACGCccctatttcttttcttctttgcattGTTATGTTTATGTGATTTGAGGAAGGAACCATTTTAGAGAGAAACATAATGAGGTTGAAACCCACAAAGCAGAAGTCTCAGAATGCTTGTGCTCATACCTGAAGCAATTTGAAACCAGCCCTGTTAGATGAGCGTGACTGTTCCTCAGTTGTGCTGATCTCTTTAAAGGTGAATGCAGCCTTGCACTTTGTTTTCACAATCTTTTGTTCCCTCAAAATTTTAGTGAACTGAGCATTACTTTGCTAGTTCTAGTCATTGATGTTGCACCATATAAAGAAAGTGAAAGGAGTATGATTGCCCTTAATTACTCTGGTTGCCACTGCACATTTCTGATGTAGGAACTGTGCTTCCGGACTCAGACTACATGCCTCAGGAGCCAATGGTCCAAGATGGGGAGGCAGGAATGACAAAAGCATGAGTACCTAGCTCTGCTAGAGCTTCAAGGCATTCAGCAGTTCAGGAAATATGTTTGATTCTTTCCTATTTTAGAGCTTGTAAAAACTTATGTGAAAAATCCCGAAACAGTTTTAATGAGCATATACCAGGGCCTCCCAAGGACAGGTGTACTGCTAAGGCTAACTGATCAGCAAGAGTGATGGTCAGCTGGGAAAGCTCTTATGGTAACAGAAAACCTCCAGTCCACAGGCACTTGCAGGACAACAGGCTGTGTGCACTGCAGCACAAGTGGAGGCCTAGAAGTAAGATTAATTCTATCTCTGGTCTAGTCACTGATACTTCTGGTATAGAGAGAAATGCAGCCATTTCTGTCATCCTCAGAGACAAGAGAAAACTGGAGAGATTAGCACTGGCTAGGGTGCTAAATGATCATGTTAACACACAACCCCCTTTAATGATGAGAGAAGCAAGAGGAGTCCCTGTACAGTCTAACAGCACCATTCAcaagcacagcaggaacacTCCAGTGTTCCAGTGAACACTCCAGTTAGCTTCACTCTGCCTTAAATGATCTAATTAATTACAACAGCTAACTAAGCTATCAAAATGTACATAAGATCAAAATCTGCAGTTGGCCAAGGAAAATATTCAGCTATTACCAGCATGAGGATTATTGTCTGATATTGGTGCAGCAACTTGATCCAAGGGATGGCTGCCATCTCACaaggcagaaaataatgaatattttctccactgaaacttaggaaaaaaaccataagAGTCACCTACCTTGCTTACAGAAACTGTTAACCAAGAGGCATTTACTAAGCTGGACATAATGAATCATAATAAATATAGTTTTGGTACGTGATGtctaaaaaaatattgtcaaCAAGTCAGTTAACCAATTACTCACCCTGTCAAAAAGTAGAAACAGTTCTTTGAGGACATCTGATATAGGCAGCTTCAAGTACTCAGCAAACTCCTCAATTCCAATTCTTCCCCCTTTGGAAGCACTTGCAATAGCAGCAAAAGTatccagctgctctctgacaTGATTCCATTTTAGGCTATGCAAACATGAGAGAGGGGAGATATTTCTATACAGCAGTTCTCGGACAGATGGAATTTTAGTAGGAGTTATTACAGTGTTCAAAGATGAAAAACTACCGAACAGGGCATGGGTGTACAGCATTTCTAATGCTGTACTTCAGACCagatattttactttaaatcaGTAATTAAGGACTGCTCCCCTCTGGTTATTAATATTAAAAGCAGGCAGTTCTATGCTTGGGTACATCAGACTTCCACAGAATAACTTCCCAAACCTAGATTTGTCTGTCCAATTACtaggctgctccagcagagagCTTTTCATTATCATAAATTCAGGTTTAATAGTATTTTTCTGCATCATGCTCTAGGGTAAGTATTTCCTTGACAGAGGGAGCATAGAGGGCTCCATTAGCAAGCTCTCTACCCAAACAGCAGTATTGCTAGAGCCTCAGAACTGTCAGATCTCTGCAAAAAACACCACTGCACCTCAGTAAGAATAATTAGGATTGCCATGTAACTATTCCAGATAGAATTCTATAAATGGATATATAGCACTTAATAATCAGTCAAGATTTATTGGATACACTCAGATTTCACCACAGCCATGCCAGGTTATTTGATGGAGTATGGTTACATGGCTCAGTCCTCAAATTCCACTGTATCCAGACAGAAAAAACTGAGATAACTGGTGCCACATGGCTGCACAGTAAAACTAAGAACAGTAAGTTGAAGTTTCAGGCTGGAAAGAAGGCTTTTTACTTCCTGCCATAAGCtgtcagtgcctcaccactaAAGCAATTTAAATTTCCACCAAGATTACCATTGAGGGCTTCAAATAGGTAATGCTCTGCTATTCTCACCCTTTGGTGAGAGCAATCTTTTCTCTGGCAATGCTGGCGACAAAAATTACTCAGGATTAGTCCTTACTGGGATTTTCCTCATCTCTGATTTCCTTGTAATTTATGTAAGCTGTATGCTTAAATACACTATGTTGCACATGGCCAAGTCTGTAGTCTGGTTATTTAACCTTTGGCAGATAGCCATCAACACCTGCAGCACTTCAGTAATTATGCCACCAAGCAATAAAACTTCCCTTACTTGAGTTTCTTGCTAATTTTGGTGAACTCCACCAGCCCAGCTTCCATGGGTAAAGTCAACTGTCCTGCTGAAATCATCAGTCTGCAATCTTCAAAAGTGTGATCAGTGACTGGCAAATTCAAAGCACTGAAGTAAAAttgaggaaaagcaaaataaatttcttatATATGAAAGAAACTTATTGTAGGCAGTTTCCCTTCTCTGATATGCAAAACAAATGTTAATTCATTCTTGCATTGCTGCAAGTAGGACAAAGCAATATACACCATTTCATGCAACTGTGAAACCACACTGTGAAACTACGTTATGGCAGCACCATGAGCTTTTAAGATTTACAGTCTTGTAAATGCAGCCCAGTAATGCTGGAGAACAAACCACCACTCACTTCTCTTTGCCAAGCAAGGAGAGATCATTTTATTCCAGTTTTCTATGAATTGAACATACTATGTTCCAATATGTATCTTTTTTATGTTCCATGTAAAAACAATCAGGGTAATCTATATAGGATTTTGACACCTCTTAGTGAAAATCTAGAGCAATTCTTATGTATAGTACCTGGGACTTGACTAAATTATACTTTATAGTTGGGCTATATGTGGAATTGCTGTATATGAAAGAACAGTAATCAGAGGTTTTACTGATGATCAATTACTTACTTTGCCATGGTTTGTCGGACTCTGTTGGCAAAAAGAATTGGATCactcttttcttcctcagtaGGAACATAaacaggcagaaactgaaaGGGATGAGTTATCCAATCAATTCAATAGTTACCACTTCATTAGGAACATGAgcaatttcttatttttgttttaagtgcggggagaacaggagaaaaacatcAGCCATGCAATGAAAGGACTGGGCACTAGAGGTCTCAGCCACCTCAGAAACTGCTCAGGCTCTTCTGCCCCTCCCACACAAATGAGATTTACTGCAAAACTCTCAAGGATTGGTAGAAGCTTCTTTAAGATGTACAATCAAGCCTCCAAAGAAGGAAAGTATAATAAATACATACTTAGAAGATTAAATGCTGTACTGGTAAGAATGTCAGCTTGAAATACTGAACATTTCAGAGATCCTTTTTAAGTGATATATATTAGACTAGTGTGTGTGAgagttttaatgtttttaaatacacacTGCAGTCCCAACTCATACCTTTTATCTGTCAGCATGTGACTGATAAGTTTTCTGTACCCTGACAAACACATTAAGGAATCATAGTTCTGACTTGTAAGTAGCACACTAACTGATACAATTTTGGAACTCCAAGCAGAAGGTAGAAAATCCCAACAATCCCCTCTCCAACCACACCTAGGAAATACCCCAGTTATCTAAATGGAAACTTGTTTACTATTGAGGATTCAGGATTATTATGTAAGAACTTGGAAGCACCTTTTCACCAAAATAGCCTCTGGATGAACTATTATCTATTGTGGCACAAACCAGCACCTGTTTGCAAAGTGGTGTGTGTGGAGGAGTGCTTTGCTCTTCCTACTTCAGCCTACAGTGCTTGCTCACAGCTCTGTTTACTGTGCCTTTTCCCAGCTATGGTTATCATTTATCGgagttctgctgctctgcaccctgCCCTTAATTCCTAGAATACAAAGATTCCAAAATAAAGTGTTGCTCATGGTTCATTGGAAGAAAGTTGTTAATTATGTGCCAGTGTGTTGCTTTAGTTATACTGCAGGTGCTGGTGATGCATTATTATAGTGCTAACTGTCCTATATAAACACAGTTTATCCTGAACAGACATTTAAAGTTTGTTTTTGAGGAATGCTTTCTCTTTATGATTAAAACCAGTGAGTTTATGGAATTGGTTATCTGTCAAATAAccataaaaattttatttttataattaaaagtTGCCTCCCCTGTAAGGAAAGGAGAGGTCCAGCTGTTGACAGGAATATTTGAGATTTCACTCCTTTTGTAAGCAGTTGCCAGCTTTGTTCAAGGTCTGGAATAGGTCCCTAGTTTTTACAACTCCCCTTCAGAAGTCACATAACTCTTAAACTGAGAAACCAcaggcacacagcacacaggaatCTCTGACATCCCTGGGTGAGATGAAGTCATAACTCTGGGTTTATCTACGCAAACACGGCCATGGCTTTGACAGTGGTCATGACTTCACTTGAGGCTGAGGTAAATTCCTAGCAGCTTAAACACCACCTTCATCCCCTTCCAAAAACCCCCTACAATTATTCATAAAACCTGTTTGCCAGTTGAGAATCAAGAATTTGGTTTCTTGACCTCCTGCAGTGGCTGCATGATCTCACAGCTCAGCTCATCTGCTGGAGAGTGGCAAGTACATCTTCCCAGCCAAATTCAGTCCTTTAAGAAAATTCTTCATAACTCttttcagcaacaaaaatatttctctgatcTGCTTATGACTTAAGTCTCTCTTCTTACAAAATTTGCcaattgctgcattttttgcaCCCTTAAAactccctgccaggctcagtTTCATGTGCAATATCCCAGTGTGTTAGAGCAGGACTGGacatggacacacagccctggagcccatcactgctcctgcacagcaggtACAGGCACTCCAAGACTGGTGGGAGTGGGGAGGCTACTTGCACACAGGATGGAACAGCAACAGAAATGTCCATTTCTAAAAAGAGTAGCTGGAGTCCCTCCTTCCACAGGAAAATGTGTCCCTTCTCTTTTTAGAAACTGAAAGGCTTTTGCACTGACACCAAGAAATTAGTTTCATTTTGGGGACACATGCTGCTGTGAAAGCTGcaaattttttcatgtttcagttTCATCTCTTGGAacatgagatttatttttttaaaaacaagtttgAGTTCTGTTCTGAAGTAGGGAAATTATGCTCTTCCTTCTATTGGAAGGGCTGCATTAATTGTTCCTTGTTCCCATGTATGTAAATCACATAGCTATGCCCTACTGAATAAAATTATTAGGAGAATTATCTCTTGATTACACCCGCTACAAATATGTGTCTAATTCCAGCACTATACAGTAACAAGATGCTCCCTTAAAATGAATTTCACTGTTGCACAACACAGATTAGATTGCCAATTGTTAGCATTAATAACACTGCTTGTATTCATAAAGCTTTGGACTCTGCtaaattctgtgttttgcaaataaacagcaaaatgtgtcattttctccccttcctcagGTTCCTAAACCAGCTTAGTCCACACTGACAATTCTTTGTGGTCTGGTAAGGAATGCATTTTGAAAGTTGCCTCCTTGGCAGGGAGCAGTTAGAGTGTGGGTGCTCACATGAAGAAGTGTGGATGTTGTTTCAGTTGTCATTcatctgtccctgtgctgtgcagtggaTTTAATGATCAAGGGAACTGCTTCCTTATATGAGGCTCAACATAAGTACTTGAATGAGCTCTCAGCTGTAGAAATCTATGGGAGTCCAGTCTGGGGAGATGGTGAGGAAGAGAAGGTTACTTTAAAGGGATCAGAGAAATGGGGAGGTGGGAAAAAGAAGCTGTTACCTTTGAAAGAATATATGTTAATTCTTAGTTCTAATATCTGTAGAATTCATGTGGTGATACTTAACAGTGATTTTATAatgctctaaaaaaaaaaggcaatttctgGTAGCTGTCTTAGAAACTCATCAGAATGATACATACATATGGACAACAAATCTACTACTTACTGTGATGTTTGCTCTTGTTTCTGAGACATTTGTTTATTGTTCAGTAAAAATAACTAATAATGTGAAGAATGCATTTATATTAAAGCAGAAATTCCCTGGTTGCTAAATcttaatacaaaaatatttccaattctTACCTCAACTTCTATTCTTGTGAAGATCTGACACATTGTCATTATGCACAGCTCTTTACTgcaggcaaagaggaaaaaaaagaaattttacttatttaaaacaaaagaatttgcATGTCAGTagattaaacattttaaagcacaaaaacccaaagcaaataTTAGGCAAGGTTTTTAAGTACCTTGCAGTGAAGTTTCCCAGAAGTaacttttcacattttttctaaCAGGGCTTCTGTATATAGCTGCTGCTTGCTCACAGGGCAGGCAACTTATTGTCTGCTCTCATGCATGTTAACAATTCTGCACAGTTCTTTGGCCAGTAAAACATCTCCCTCTCTTTAAAGAGGTCCATGGACACTGGATTTTAAACTTTAAGAGCTTTGATTCTGAGAAgttgttttatcttttattcTCTCAGATGCAAAATAGGACCAGTAACTTCATTATGCAGAACTGGATTTGTTAGTATTTGCTAGTCACTTTTGAAATTACAGTAACATTTACACAGAAGTGTTAATGAAGTGCCAGTACGGTCAGGACCATcagtgcttttttaaaaagtcacaaatTTTAGGATCAACAGATAAACTTGAGGGAGGAAGAAACTGCTAAAGAGAATAAGCATAGTCACTTCTGACTTGCTCttttcactgtgatttttaagcagaaatgcACACTTGATCTTTACAGCAGgtatattttaatagaaaacttTCAAGCAGTCTTTCTCTGTTCTTGTTTTGGACAaaatagaaaagggaaaaggcaaGAGAACCTATGGGATCCTGTCTATCTTCTGCACAAGTCCACTCCTAATGCTTGATTTTCTAACACATAACATCAGGTATTCCTTCAAGGCACAAAAGTAAGAGATAAGCAGTAAGTGAAAGCAGGAGCTATGTCAGGAGGTTTCTGAGGAGACCAGTACTGTCCCATCTTGGCTACAACATCCAGGAAGTTTTACAACTTTTGCATGTTGTGATCTACAAGTTTGTGCAGGGAATATTCTTCTCCTGGTTCCAGTTAGTTTTGTTAAGAATCTATGGATTCTTCTTCATCCATCCCTTCTCTCCTCATGATTTTGCTAAGCAGTTCCTTTCACAAATTTTGATCTGAGCCTTCACCATCCAGCCACCAGGCTCAGAGCATTTCTCTACTCTGAGTGAAGGGGCAGCCTCCTCCCTCCAATGGGAATACCTCtgatttaattctttctttccctgctcctaCTCCATCTAGCATAACTGAAGACACAGCTTTAGTTTAATCTTTCAGCAAAAACCCTCCATGGAGGAAATCTGTATTATGTACTGAATTTGCAATGTTCATTAGTCTCAGTAAGCTGATAAATATATCAGCAAtagcagaaacaggaaaaaatcttgGGAAACTGAAATGGACGTTCTCATGTCTGTTGTCTAAGTGTGCAGATGTTAGGATTATATGTataaaaagtgtgtgtgtgtatatatatatatatgtatatatatatttataaagatAGCTTAAAAGGTGCTTATGATCTGCTCCACTAGTCCAGATGTGTTTCACAATTAGCTGCCTTACAAATGTTAGTTAGTAAATCACGACTACTGTACCTAGATAGACTACATATTCCATATGAAAATGTGGTATATGGATtctgaaaatgcacattttaatgAATGTTTGTAAagtgaaaagtatttttcagacaTATTTTCAGTGCAGTTGTGAAGGTTCTTtaatacttttctttcctttgttttaatttaatgtgcgaaacaggagaaaattaaaataaaaaagagtggTGGAACTGGAAATAATACTTTCCTTTGCTAACCCTTTCTCTAGCCATTCAGATATGAAATCTACTGCATGGCAGCATTATTCCTGATATTTCCCCCTCATAAAAACAGATCTAGAAGAACATGTGTCTTGGCTTAGTGGAATCTGTTTGGCAGACTGTTTAGCAACAGGGGAAAAATTTCTGTATGTAATCTTCAGCAGGATTAAGAAACTTACAATGAATAGCCCTGCCATGTCCAGGTCACAGTAtcctaaggaaaaaataaaacacagaaatgaatgACAAAACCAGATGAAAGTTAGTGAGCAAGTAAGTTACAATTTAAAACAGGCACAAGTTTAGTAAAAGTGGATGACGTTTTTATAGGCCTatagtgaaaataaataaaggtgtTAAGGCAAATAGGATTCCCTGCcttaaaaatttagaaataagCATAGCAGACTTCTATAAACAACTGGGAATAACATTTATAGTTAGTTAGATATTGTAAATCATTCACTTTGATCTAAACAACAGAcgcagggaaaagaaaaatgggtaAGATTTTGTCAGTGGGCCTTACCAGTCCCTTTAGAGAGGCATTCTCATAAACATGTCTCATTTAGTTAACAACATTTCTGCATAATTTATCATActttttctttgatattttgtttttattttttcccttctctctctgtttATTACTTCTTATACATTATTTTTACAGTGTGTACTGGCAGATCCTTAAATCTTATCAGTGAAATGCAATACCAATCCCCTTGAGTGATTCACTTTTGACATTTGTTTGTAAAAGGATTACACAAAGGAGTCTTTGCAACTAACAACAACAACCATATTTTTAATCCTAACAAAACATTAGGAAGTGAAAATTTGGTCTTTCCTG contains:
- the CAPNS2 gene encoding calpain small subunit 2; protein product: MFLAKALLSGGSGGSGSSRGGNLVRGLGGLLTGGAGAGNIGGLVGGLVNLISEAAAQYNPEPPPPPRNHFTNVEAQESDEIRQFRRLFAQLAGDDMEVCATELRDILNKVLSRHQDLKADGFSLDTCRSMVAVMDSDASGKLGFEEFKYLWNNVKKWQGVYKQYDTDQTGAVGRAQLPSALRAAGFQLNEQLCQVIVRRYAAEDGSMDFNSFISCLVRLDSMFRAFKSLDQDGSGHVRVTIEDWLQLTMYS